DNA from Triticum aestivum cultivar Chinese Spring chromosome 7D, IWGSC CS RefSeq v2.1, whole genome shotgun sequence:
TGACTAGAGACAAAGTTGAACTCTTCAAATTGGCTGGCACATGGATGGTTTCGAGCAAGAGGAAAAGGCAATTCAGAGAACCACACATGAGAAAGAAGATACTTGGTTCATCAACAACCATTTTAAGAGTGGACAGGGTTAAGGCATATAAACCATATACGTAGCACACAATAACTATCAGTTCCTAGCCAGTACACAATGGTAGCTAACAATGCCAAAATTAGCTGAACTAGGTGAAACATCACTATAAGCCAAGGCATGAAATACACAAATTACGGACTGTACAAATAAATCTGGGGAAGGGACACTTTTGGCATTCTTTTTGTAGTTGTGCACAAGAATTAAGGTCTGATGACTAATAAACTTGTTCAAAAAACATAATCCATCCATTAACAAACTATTCAAGATAAAATATCAAGCCTCACTTTCGCCTCACTTATTATTAGTGCCATATCAGCATGTGAGACTATAGTGAAGCATCGAACAGGCCCATTGTGAACACCAAAAAAATCCCATATCTTATAaaccctctgttcccaaatataagatgttttggcagttcaggcagttcaatttgaactgccaaaacgtcttacatttagaAACAGAGGTAGTACAATTCAAACAAGTATATATCTTAGTTTTGGAATAAGAATTCAAAGTATCTTATTTTGGGCATGAGAATTCAAACAAGTTTAGCTTATTTTCTGCGTGAAACATTCAAACAAGTGTAGTTTATTTTGGGTTTAAATGAAAAAGTATCACATTTAAAGAACGGGAACTACAAGTCCACATGACTACGAGAGAGAGCTCAGTGCACATGTAAGATACTTGACCAAACTCACAGAACTGGTGGACAGCAAAATGTATCCAGCCTATATAAAATTGCTGATCAGAAGCTCGTGGTTAATTATTACCTTCTTGCTGCCTTTTTTCCAGCCTCTCCTTTTCCAACTGTAATTTTGCAGGGTCTATTTGCTGCCCCTAAGAAAGAGATCAAAACAGCACATCAGCCAGAACTGCAAGTGCAGCAGAAAACTTGCTGACTAAATAGCACAATTGTAATACTAGTGTACAAATTTTAGCATACATATTACAGAAAATTACATGGTCCAGAAGTGCCTTCTGCTGTGCCTTCACAATCGTTCCAGCAAAACGCCTCTTAAGCATTGCTGCACGCAGGGCCTTGGTTGGTGACAAAGGTTCAGCCTGTAAATAACTTCCGTCTCCTGAGATTCACATCACAACATGCATTGCATTAGCAACAAAATATATGTCAACAAGATTGTGCCAAGTTCCTAACTGTTATGTTATCACCACAGATAAAGAATTAAACAATAATTAGATGAacaaagatatgataaaagagggCAAGCTGATAGAACCTTGTCCATAGGAAGAAAGAGGCGAAGTTGAAGTATCACTGCAAGACCGTGATTCATTTCCTAAGAGAGCAAACAAAAGCATTAACAAAACAGATGGCATGGGATACAATTAGATGGAATTCATCAACATACCAATCGACTGAACTCTGTGCTCACTTGACTGGACCTTAGTTGTGTTAGCGCTCTCCTAAAGATGGAATACAAGTCTTAGGAGGGACAACTGAGAATTTGCTTCACTAATGATGTGCCATAAAACTAAATACAGAAATGCATCGAACAGAAGGGAACTCGTTGTCAAAACCTTGGTGCATGGGATAGAATGATTTAAAGAGCCCTCCTTGCTACCAGCTGCTTGCAAAGGTGTCTCTGGATTATTAAAAAAAACATCTATAATCATGACAGAAAAGTATAGTCCTGAAAAGTTTGTGGCACATAATGAAAAGAAGTTACACCATTCACACCTTTGGATAAGGTCTGCCCCGATCCACGCACACAAAACTTAATTTTTACCTGTCCATATAACATATAGCAGTACATTAAAATCATATTGCCGTTAGAAAGACAAAATACCAAATAACCAAGTGAATGAAGGTATCAGGTGGTCTTACTTTGGAGGATATTGCATTTGTCAATGTCTTCTTTGCAGATGAATTTGAGCATGCGACCAACCCTCCAGAAACCACTGGCTTTGAATTGACAGCCACACGAGCCTTAATTACCTTCATCGGCAACTGCACTGGCTTCAGATTTCTGTCGCTCCATTTTCTTTCATATGATGTCCATTCCGAATTAAACATTATATTCAGCTGTTCAGCTACTGTGTGGACCTGATTTCCAGGAGGATTATACGTCATTGCATTTGAAAATGTTAGTCTCACATCTGCTGCAAACTCATCGGTGCTTGAATAATTCTTGTTTGTGAGTTTCTTCTTGACAGTGCCCAAGTCCATTGGATTGCGGATAACATCAAAGTAATCAGGAATGCCAAATAGGTCTGGATCAACCGGTTTATGGAACAGCCAACCACCCGGGTGATCCATGAGCTTCCCCAGAATATTTCTACAGACCCTTGTCTTGCTAGCATTCATGCTTCCAGCCTTGTTGTTAGAAGATGGTCGATGCTCAGATGAAGATATTGACGTCGTCCCAGATTTTTGAGACCGTTTACTTCCCTCAACCTCTGAATCTGTACCAGAATCTTCTGACCCACTGCTTATATAAACTGACCTCCGCCTCTTACAGGCTTGCGTGGTCATTGTGATTGGTTTAGTACTTTCTGATTTTGGCAAATGAGCAGTAACTTCAGGCTTCATGATGCCCTCTCCGATAGACACACATGGTACATACAGCACAGCTTCTCTCAGTCAGCTGAAAACAGAATATTCAGTCAGAAGCAAGCTGCTTAAAATGCCGAGATAATCATAGGCCAGACAGGAAAAAGAAGACGGAGGACAATGAGACTTGGTCATGTACTATCCATTCTAGGATGAACAGTTTATTTTGACTGGACAGAACTTAGGGCAGTACAGATAAAATAAAATCTACTCCTCCGTAAACTATGAAAATAACAACAGTAACAGCTCATACAGACAACGAGTGGTCACTAAATTTCAATTTCTTATTTTTCAAAAGAGGAAAGTAAGAACTCTGAATCTGGAACAAAATGTGTGCTGAAAGCATGGAGTTAATGCCCCATAATCTGCGGCAGCTAGTAACAAAACAGAAGGATGAATACAGTAAGTGTAACATGCATAGAACACACAGGACAATCATCAAATGTTTCCAAGTAAAAGTCAGAGTTCATAGACAATTTTTCCAAAAAGGGACAACTTTCCTTATCCTGTGTTCGGGATGTTGATCCCCCTAGTTTTATTTTGCCAACAATGGGAAACGGTGTGCGTTATGACCCCTACTACCAAGCATATACTAGCTGGGGTCTACTACGGATCCCCCACGGACTACTGCGATTATGTCACCACGATGGAGGCGGCATACTACCAAGCAGGGTATTATCCTTAACTTGGTTCCATGGCATTTGTTAATCAACAAGGCTAGCCGAATGGCCTTTTctagaaaaaaaattgttttttttctCTTCTCCTAGTAAGAAGCTAAGAAACGGCCTATTGGAGATTCCCCAATATACCCTAAAAGCCTCAATTATGCAAGAGTGGGCAGCCCAATTAGCGCAAGATATCTATGATTCTAGGGTTAACGGCCTATTGGAGATGAGATTCCCTGACACGATACTACGAGTCCTTATTATGCGAGGCTAGGCGCCCGGCTATCCAATCCCCAGTCGAAGGAGCCACCCCAAATTTGCCAAGAACCCCAACCCGTTAACCCTAGATTCATAGATCGTACCCTCGTggcgtgtgcgagagagagagagagagagagagagagataaagaaCCAACCTGAGCGTGTCTTGGGCGGGGCGGGCGGAGGGCAGACCCCCTGGGAGTTCCGTAGGAAGCCTTTGCCCCGGAGGGAGAGCCTCCGCTGGCGTCGCGGGGAGCCGGAGACTTGCACGCGCGcggaggctagggtttcggcccgggCTCCGCGGCGCGCGGCCTCCGCGTCGAGGCGGGGCGTCGGGGGGCGGGCGGTGGAACAGGCCGGCGGGGGACGGACGCGGGAGGATGGGGCCGGCGGAAGGCGGGGAATTTGGGCGGGAGCGGTGGGTGGTCGGTCGCGGGGGCGGAGGAGCGGCGGGAGGGCGTCGGTGGCGGGCGGGGGAGGAGCGGCtgggggtggatgcggaggcgGGAGGATGGGGGCCGCCGGACGGCGGGGGGGTAGgggagcggcggcgctggaggaaccctagcgcgagagctttttttttctttttggtgcgagagaggagagggagagggcagaGGGGGCGGGGAGAGAAGGGCCGGCTCGTTTCGTGGATGGAGTGGCAATATCGGCGTAAATACAGGCTCGTTCCAGGGGCTAATAACTTAGAACTAGCGATATTTTGTTACAATCAGGAAATCTCCCCCGGGTTTTTTTTCAAGTCCTCCCACGCGCGTGTGTGTGTCTGGTTTTGTTAAGAAAATGTATGCACCCGCAAAAAACGTCAAAAAAAATTGGTTCTTTTTCGGTCGGAGCTGCTAAGACCAAGAAGTCATCGCGTCCCGTTCCATGGCGTGCAGCCCGTCTGAGGCGCCACTCCACGGCGCGACCCCGTTTTATTCGGGTGTGTCCGTTTGGGGTAGAATGGACGAATAGCGCGGCCCAACGCGCGGCCctaaacggacaaatgtccggattccgtccgttttcgacgcatccccggcccaaacttgcgccaAGTTTGGGGTGAAATGGACATCGCGCGGACGGGCTCGCCGCTCGCCCTTGTCCCCCcatggcccgcctgtcggggacacaaGCAGTCCCTTCGCTTCCAACGCTTCCACCCCCTCTCCCCGCCACGCCGCCGGCaccgccgctattctccggccgcctcctcaccgcgcagccccagccgtccataccaaaccacgtctcgacatggccgccaccacgcccgcgctttcgccgtagttttggccgtcgatcggaggaggtttggccgtcgccgtTGCAGCCGGCGGTAGAGGGGATACGACCgccggcgacgtaccacggcggccACGACAGCTTCTGACGAGTGCTCCAAAGCGGCCATTAGCCGGCCGCCAACCACCCCTGCTGCAttgaggtgatcatcgcggcctcttttccaccacgaccgcaaggtgttcaacactttgcccacaaaggtatggataATGGAGATGAgtttttcttccaccacttcatttgttcatcggacgattcgtcgtcggatgatgaagatcttgtggtggctgcactggtcgttcacgaccacattcaacggcagcttcctcggtacagggggtcactcactggccgtgctcccaacctgaaccgcaacagggagagaggccacgccctgctctatgccgattactttgcgaacaccccgctcttcaagccggataaatttcgtcgccgttttcgaatggcaaggcatgtgttcaatcgtatccgagagggagtggttgctcatgactcatacttcgagtgcaagacggatgcccttggcaagcttggattctcctcttaccagaaatgcaccgcggccatctgcatgcttgcatatggaattccaggcgatctgatggatgagtatgtgcgtatgagtgagacaacatgtctgatgtcaaatgtacaagttctgccaggctgtgatcgaggtgtttggcccggAGTACTTTAGGCAGCCAACTgtcgctgatacagagagattgttggcgaccaatgcagctagaggctttccaggcatacttggcagcatagattgtatgcactgggagtggaagaactatccatttgcttggcagggccagtacaaggggcatgtcaaagcgtgaactgtcatattagaagcggtggcttcgcaggatctttggatatggcatttgttgaggatataaccatcagagtcacccgcccaggaggggccgggttatgtgaTAATGATCATCACGTAAAGCCCAATACCAGGCTAGAAGATGGCGGATTCatagtgggcttaagacccggaggcggcttaaggcccgtagtgataaaccgtcgttatggcaagacttgtaatgtaaggcaagagtagttaagagtccgagccggatactgttataagccggccgggactctgagagccgcggggcgtcaacctctctatataaagggacgacccggcggcggttcaggacgggagacaacagatcgagagccgggcatagcgattaagctccctgctcatcgaaaccctaagcaataccacctcaactggacgtaggcttttaccttcaacgtaaggggccgaaccagtataaccctcgtgttccttgtcccgtttaacccctttaagcttcctagctgcgatggctccacgactaagtccttgcacaaggacatctgccgtgacaattccacgacagttggcgcccaccgtggggctcgcgcgcggtggatttgagttcttgaagggcagcttcgaagggctcaagggatacgctgtgggccggatgaccaagagtcgtcgcggcaagctctacatcgatgatgcaaattggggccccgacgccgactcaattgagtacgggtaccgggtccccttcggcggaatccatgtctttattggcaagattggtgagccggacctctgcgccgatctcatcgagacggctcaacgtgcaagACCCGCTCGGActttgcctgccttgaagcgtgctttcgtgggatgcgtccatggagagctctctaaaggatctggatctggtgatgagacaaccgctcgctctgacggcgagtcatccacagaagagaccgattcgttataccaacttcaagatggcaggctcaagggttgttccgatggcgacagtattccggacccctttgagccgccgagccgggttggaatcttcatggctggcgcacaacctgttcaaaaccccaccgccggggcaggaagccctgtgccctcgccggctcaggtgctgatggatctcacagacaagatgacggtcctgttaaccgctacggtcgccacggcggatcaagctcagcatgacgcggaggtggcacagttaaagctcgatctagcaaaggccaaggaggatctggcggcggaagggatcaggatggctgcagagagggcggctctcgacgcccagactcagctgattcaagcgcagtctttccggctcacgatggatcagaacgcgtccaatgaggtcatgagaaggaggcatcaaaaggcccaatctcgactccctccggtttacgatcctcgaaacctcttcaacacgcctggtgcagggcccagtaacccgccagagatcacggcgcCCGGAGCTGGAACGCCAAtccagccccaagtgatggggcctccccgggtgaacactaccccgcctcagcacgtgccaataccaccgggtcattatgccaacccgttggaaaacatggtcgccgcggtggcccgactggcggctctcccaatcgatggcgactctccaacggcggtcgaaacccgtcgggtcagagagctccttcagacggctctggcgcaacaggaggcatattcttatagccgggacaggattcattcaacccctcgtccaggccggagcccgagttatagcaggcacatggtcacagcgaccggctcaagcaatgtccgacgccgtGACTTGCCTCCTGGCACGGCCCGGATCAAAATGAAGCTTTTAACGCGgtggaccaagacagagcacggcaagaggcggagcgggcggttcagttgacggcttaccagccactcccggcttatccgacggcttccatcgacgcgggtatacctacgaggaccggaggtgttctttgtctggtgccggctctccgtaatgaacgtctgcccaaggatttcaaggggcctaggaaggtacctaattacacggctgatttacaacccggagcgtggatcgagagttatgagatggctatggagttgctggaggtcagcgaagcggcaatggccaagtacttcaccatgatgttagatgggactgcctgcacttggttgaaaggactgccaccgaactctatcgggtcttggcctgaactaaaagcccggttcatccaaaacttcaaagatacatgtaggcaatctatgtcaattgtggatttgactaattgcaaacagcaggagggtgagtctacgacccattgggttcgctgggtcaaagagataatacattcatctgataagatggatgccggctctgcagtcttaatgttagagcagaattgtcgttttacgcccctgaagatgaagctcgggcggctcaagcgcgattgcaatgatatgggtacgctgatggcggctctggtcaagtacgccgactctgatagtaccaaggatcccgcgtcggatgatgaaaggacagggaagggaaaacggaatggcaatggcaagggcccccagcataacccggcgaaccaaggagttaacaagcgtaaggctgatggcagtatggaatttgtggctaacaccaactcacagggtaacaaccaccggcgcaaggggagaccacctccccgagccggcgggtcaagcccgacgcttgaacaattgttaaatgagccttgtccaaggcatggctctagggaaaagccggccactcatctgtggaaggactgcgcaatcatgaaggcctttaaaaattccaatgctttcagtggcaacagtggcccgggcggcggctcaggcgctggcggttttcatggcccgggcggcggttcaaattccaattctcagaatgttcaagggggctttaatcagcagtccggccagggtcatcagcaccagcagcaagggggataccagaccaatccaaagcagctcaatggtggacagtatcatgtgtttaccaccagtctgtgcaagcgagatcagaagcttcataaaagggctgtgaatgctgttgagccggcagttccacgctatttaagatggtctgagcagcctattgtgtggagtagggaagataaccctccccgggttgataatccgggtcatctggccctggtggtggctcctcaggtggggggatataaattcactaaggtgctcatggacggaggcagcaccattaacatcctctattatgagacctttcgtcgtacggggttgattgataagaacctcagccagtccaatacttttttccatggtgtggtgcctggtaagtcggcatatccagttggtaagatcgagctggaagtggcttttggagatgagtacaactacagggcggaaaaattaacctttgaggtggttaagataagaagtctgcatcatgctttatttgggcgaccggcttacgccaagttcatggcacgaccgtgttacgtgtacttgcagctcaagatgccgggtcacaatgggaccattatggttcatggcagccgaaagatagccttggagtgtgaggaaggtgacgcggcttacgctgaatctgtttgtgcgacggaggagttgaagttttacaaggacaatgttgacccggcagatatgacgtctttgaaaaagccgaccacggagcataagtcggcaatgaaatttaagtcagctgatgagactacttgttgactttgttccaggtgactcatctcagcagttcagcatcagtgccaatctggatccgaaataggaaggcgcgctcatcgagttcatccgtgagaacagggacatttttgcatggaaaccttctgacatgccaggtgtacctagagaactcgctgagcacactctcaatattgatccgaaatttaagccggtcaggcaattccttcggcggtttaatgaggagaggtggaaagccattggtgaggaggtagcccggctcttggcggccgggtttattgttgaagtttttcatccagaatggttagctaacccggtgctcgtgctcaagaagaacggcacctggcggatgtgtgtggactacacggatttaaacaaggcttgtccggctgatccttttgctctcccccgtattgatcaaattatcgatgctacgaTGGGTTGTGAGCACTTAAGTTTTTTGGAtacttattctggataccatcagattaaaatggcagttaaggaccaggagaagacggcgttcatcactccctttggagccttctgttatgtgtctatgccttttgggctcaagagtgcacaggcgacttaccagcgttgtgtgcagaattgtcttcataaccagattgggcgcaatgttcatgcctatgtggatgatatcgtggttaaatccagggagaaggagaccctggtagatgatcttagagaaacctttgataatctccgggtttacaagatgatgcttaacccggccaaatgtgtttttggtgttcccgcaggcaagctcttgggttttctggtttctcacagaggcattgaagctaacccggaaaagatcaaggcaatcacccctctggctaagccggcgtgcataaacgacgtccagcgtctggcgggccgcatcgctgctttgagccagttcataagccgtttgggtgaaaaggccatgccactataccagttgatgaagaaaacaaatgactttgtctggaatgatgctgctaatgctgcttttgaggatttgaagagacagctagctgagcccccagttcttgctgctcctattgacaaggagcccctattgctgtatgtagccgctaacacacgagccgtcagtgtggctgtggtggtggagcgcaaggaagagggtaaggagtatccggttcagcggccggtttactacgtcagtgaagtgctcattgagtccaaacaacggtatccacattggcagaagcttgtttatggggtattcatggcaagccggaagcttaagcattatttccagggtcaccctatcactgtggttagttttgctcccttaggggatatcatccaaaacagagaagccacaggaagagtggctaagtgggctatagagcttgggcctcatggtctgaaatacgtgccatgcactgccatcaaatctcaagcattggtggatttcatcaacgattggacagagctgcaggtgcctgaagagaaaccggataatacatactggactattcacttcggcgggtctaggcaattggagggctcgggggctggagttgtattaacttcccctcgaggtgacaagttttgctatgtgctacggttgatgtttccctgtactaacaatgcggctgagtacaaggccttgctccatggtcttcggatggctaaagagatgagcttgagccgggtaaggtgctttggcgactcagatttagtggctcaacaagtgtcaagcaagtgggattccaaggaccctctcatggcgccttatcgccgcgaagttgatgccattgctgaacactttcagggttaccaagtagagcacatcgatcgcaggaagaacgaggcggctgatgcattaagccggctgggctctcagcgaaagccggtgccgcctaatactttcttggacattttgcataacccttccgttaagttgcctacagaggaagacttggttgtccctgacccggaggcacagttggtggcggctctccacatcaccccagactggacagtaccatacttggcttacatgacccggggagaattgcctgaggatgaaactttggccagacaaataacccggcggtctaagtcaatgataatcatcaatggtgagctgcatcgtcgcagtgtcactagaactttccagcgttgtgtttcccctgaggaaggtcaagaaattttacgtgagattcacgagggggattgtggccatcatggcggctcaaaatcccttgtggccaaggctttttgtcatggtttctattggttgacggctcatgctgatgcagaggatttggtcagtaaatgtgacggttgccaaaggttctcgcgacgggctcatgtgccggctcaagaattgaggatgattccaattacttggccatttgcggtctgggggcttgatatggttgggccttttaaaaggtccaaggataagaagacccacctcttggtggcggttgacaagttcacaaagtgggttgaggcagagccagttagcaagtgtgacgcggccacagcggttcagttcatgaagagggtgatatttcgctttggctttccacatagcattataactgacaatggtaccaatctgtctaaaggcgccatggaggagttttgtcaacgagagcatattcggcttgatgtttcatcagtggctcaccctcaatccaatggtcaagctgagagagctaatcaggaaatcttgaaaggcatcaagccccggcttttggtccctttgcaacggacgccgggttgttgggtggaggagttaccctccgtgttatggagcatcaatactactcctaacaggtctacgggttacacgcctttcttcatggtttatggagcggaggcggtcctccctagcgacatccgtcatgactcgcctcgagtggcggcttatgttgaggcggataatgagcgggcgcgtcaagatgctcttgacttattggacgaacagcgtgatgtggcagcagctcgctcggcgatttaccaacaagacctgcgccgctatcacagccgccgggttaagtcgagggtcttccaggaaggtgatctagtgctccggctcatccaagatcaaacaaatgcacacaagttatccccgccttgggaagggccctttgtggtcagcaagaacttgcacaacgggtcatactaccttatcgatgttcgggagcacaaagattcatgtaagtcggaggaagagacccgtcggccgtggaacatagctcagcttcggccttactacacttgagccaccggctctcataatgtacatatttctatagccatgtatatattatgatgaataataaagcaggacctctgtccttttctcctccaaaggtaaatgtgttatttccattacaacatcacatggtcacttggaggtggatccggcttatgatcgtattcgaatctagccgttaacaatatgatcacttgggggcttcctgttcaaacataggtcgtatttgaaccaaagagaacatagctgtcgatacccacttgattggcaaattgc
Protein-coding regions in this window:
- the LOC123163920 gene encoding transcription factor GTE8, with protein sequence MKPEVTAHLPKSESTKPITMTTQACKRRRSVYISSGSEDSGTDSEVEGSKRSQKSGTTSISSSEHRPSSNNKAGSMNASKTRVCRNILGKLMDHPGGWLFHKPVDPDLFGIPDYFDVIRNPMDLGTVKKKLTNKNYSSTDEFAADVRLTFSNAMTYNPPGNQVHTVAEQLNIMFNSEWTSYERKWSDRNLKPVQLPMKVIKARVAVNSKPVVSGGLVACSNSSAKKTLTNAISSKVKIKFCVRGSGQTLSKETPLQAAGSKEGSLNHSIPCTKESANTTKVQSSEHRVQSIGNESRSCSDTSTSPLSSYGQGDGSYLQAEPLSPTKALRAAMLKRRFAGTIVKAQQKALLDHGQQIDPAKLQLEKERLEKRQQEEKERIEAQVKAAEAAAQFKLDEELRKKREREREAARLALHMMKKTVDIDNSDFLKDLENISKKWELNPPAKLIVDFVDGMELPPGLGSPLERLGLFMKRDIEEEVEDEMEDSVSPPSVDVDSVSPPSVDAHSISPPSVDVNSILPPAVDMDIDGEEGEIGCCG